The Halorhodospira halophila SL1 genomic sequence CTCGCGGAAGGCGGCAGCCAGGACCGAGGCGGCATCGGGATCGAGGCCGAAGACCAGCACGCCGGCGGTGGCACGGTCGAGCCGGTGGACCGGATAGACCCAGTGCCCGCCGAGCTGATCGCGGAGGCGCTGCAGGACCACGTCCCGGTCGCGGTCGATGTTGCTGCGGTGGACCAGCAGCCCGGCGGGCTTGTAGACGGCGATCAGCCGCTCATCCCGGTAGAGTATGGCGAGGCTGCGATCGTCCTGGTCTGCGGTCTCCACGGGAGCGGTCCTCGATTGCGGGCTCGCGTCGTTCCGGCGCAGGCGGTGGCGTGCCGGCGGCGGGCATCGTAGCGTATCGCCATGAGCGAGCCCACACCCCCGACGACCGCATCCCCCTCCGCCCTGGCCACGCTGGCCTACGCCCTCGCCGCCCTGCCCCTGGCGATGAGCGTGCCGCCGTTCTTCCTGCAGATCGCCCCGCAGCGCCTGGAGGCCCCGGAGGTCGCGGCGGTGGCAGTGCTCGCCGTACTGGTGGTCCTGCGCCTGCTCGACGCCGCGGCGGTCCTGGTCCTCGGCGCCTGGAGCGATACCCTGGCCATCAAGGCGCGGCGCCGGCGCGGCTGGTGGGCCGGCGCCGCGCTCACCCTGGTGGGCCTGGCGCCGCTGCTGCTGCTCGAGCCCGGCACCGGGCTGGCGCCCCTGATCCTCGGCGGCACCGCCGCCACCCTGGGCTGGGTGCTGATGCGCATCAGCCATCTGGCCTGGGGGGCCGAGCTGGCCGCCGGCTACCACGCCCGCACACGCCTCTACGCCGGGGCGCAGCTGGCCACCCTGCTCGGCATCGCCCTGGGGCTGGCCGCACCGCTGTTCGCCGTGGAGCTGGGGGCGGCCCGCGTCGAGGCCCTCACCGGGCTGTTCCTGCTGCTGCTCGGGGTCACCGCCGGGACCAGCCTGGCCATCCTCGCCCTGCCCGATCCGCAGCCCCCGGCCCCGGACCGCGCCTACGCGGCGATCGCCCGGCGGCTGAGCGGCCTACGCGCCTGGCGCCGCCTGCTCGGCGCCCACGCCGCCAATGTCGCCGCCAACACCCTGCCCGCCGCCCTGCTGCTGCCCATCGCCGCCGGCATCATCGGTGACGCCAGCGCCGCAGCGGTAGCCGTGGCCACCTACCTCCTGGCGGCGCTCGTCGGTCTGCCGCTGGGCGCCGCCCTGGCCCAGCGTTACAGCAAGCACTCCATCTGGTGCGCCGCCCTGGTGCTGGCCGCGGCGGTATTGATCTGGATCCCGCTGCTCGGCCCGGGGCACACCCTGCCGCTGCTCATCCTTGCCGCCCTGCTCGGGCTCACCGGCGGCCTGGACTGGGCGCTCTCCGCCGCC encodes the following:
- a CDS encoding MFS transporter, with protein sequence MSEPTPPTTASPSALATLAYALAALPLAMSVPPFFLQIAPQRLEAPEVAAVAVLAVLVVLRLLDAAAVLVLGAWSDTLAIKARRRRGWWAGAALTLVGLAPLLLLEPGTGLAPLILGGTAATLGWVLMRISHLAWGAELAAGYHARTRLYAGAQLATLLGIALGLAAPLFAVELGAARVEALTGLFLLLLGVTAGTSLAILALPDPQPPAPDRAYAAIARRLSGLRAWRRLLGAHAANVAANTLPAALLLPIAAGIIGDASAAAVAVATYLLAALVGLPLGAALAQRYSKHSIWCAALVLAAAVLIWIPLLGPGHTLPLLILAALLGLTGGLDWALSAAIQADIPDVEAAHTGAPRTGLHFAVWSLAGRIGFTLAGAAALLTTALFPPNPTPGVGEVSTLLLIAGIAPAALKLTAMGLMWDFPVDEIRHEALQRRIAERHAAAEERGAA